A window from Cryptomeria japonica unplaced genomic scaffold, Sugi_1.0 HiC_scaffold_181, whole genome shotgun sequence encodes these proteins:
- the LOC131062354 gene encoding F-box/kelch-repeat protein SKIP20-like, with the protein MDFLRELPEQIFRDILLRVPYICHSKIKQLLEPAKEMLESFQFYQDRIKFGLTKKYICFLEDHISISIYDPTDQSRKLLPPTNAIVHKIINVNHKIVVLGQSRHLTPLLLIYDFLPSIWKHGAEFPTPRPANLEFACCASPDGSIYIAGGNDNGLNELREAAVYKVDEDKWELLPKMHQGMYSCRGLFIEGMFYVIDINRCQRFDPTTRAWTTINMSIPNSCLDVMYAFQRLIAFTSKGIEQYDWEGNLWRQLETLPQHHPVLNVCATVSCDRILFCGIFRNPDIYICKLYMYKPGAPFSERWISVDQPNSFLEGMVQSIATIEL; encoded by the coding sequence aTGGATTTTTTGCGGGAACTCCCTGAGCAAATATTTCGAGACATCTTATTAAGAGTGCCATACATATGTCACTCAAAAATTAAGCAGCTGTTGGAACCTGCCAAAGAAATGTTGGAAAGTTTTCAGTTTTATCAGGATAGAATTAAGTTTGGGCTGACTAAGAAATATATATGTTTTCTCGAGGATCATATTAGCATATCTATATACGATCCTACTGATCAGTCACGTAAACTGCTCCCTCCCACAAACGCAATCGTTCATAAGATTATAAATGTGAATCATAAGATTGTTGTGCTGGGCCAGTCACGCCATTTAACTCCATTGTTATTGATATATGATTTTTTACCTAGTATATGGAAGCATGGTGCTGAATTTCCCACCCCCAGACCTGCAAACCTAGAGTTTGCATGTTGTGCCTCACCTGATGGATCGATTTACATTGCGGGAGGAAATGATAATGGTCTCAATGAACTTCGTGAAGCAGCAGTTTATAAAGTAGATGAAGACAAGTGGGAGCTTCTTCCTAAGATGCACCAGGGAATGTACAGCTGTAGGGGTCTTTTTATTGAAGGAATGTTTTATGTCATTGATATTAATAGATGTCAAAGATTTGATCCCACCACAAGAGCATGGACAACAATAAATATGTCTATTCCTAATTCTTGCCTCGATGTTATGTATGCCTTTCAACGACTAATTGCATTTACAAGTAAAGGAATAGAGCAATATGATTGGGAAGGAAATTTATGGAGGCAATTGGAAACTCTCCCTCAACACCACCCTGTTTTAAATGTTTGTGCCACAGTGTCGTGTGATCGAATTTTATTTTGTGGAATTTTTCGTAATCCTGATATCTATATTTGTAAACTGTATATGTATAAACCTGGAGCACCTTTCTCTGAGAGGTGGATTTCTGTTGACCAACCCAATAGTTTTCTGGAAGGGATGGTTCAATCTATTGCCACCATTGAACTTTAA
- the LOC131867725 gene encoding F-box/kelch-repeat protein SKIP20-like — protein sequence MDFLRELPEQIFRDILLRVPYICHSKIKQLLEPAKEMLESFQFYQDRIKFGLTKKYICFLEDHISISIYDPTDQSRKLLPPTNAIVHKIINVNHKIVVLGQSRHLTPLLLIYDFLPSIWKHGAEFPTPRPANLEFACCASPDGSIYIAGGNDNGLNELREAAVYKVDEDKWELLPKMHQGMYSCRGLFIEGMFYVIDINRCQRFDPTTRAWTTINMSIPNSCLDVMYAFQRLIAFTSKGIEQYDWEGNLWRQLETLPQHHPVLNVCATVSCDRILFCGIFRNPDIYICKLYMYKPGAPFSERWISVDQPNSFLEGMVQSIATIEI from the coding sequence aTGGATTTTTTGCGGGAACTCCCTGAGCAAATATTTCGAGACATCTTATTAAGAGTGCCATACATATGTCACTCAAAAATTAAGCAGCTGTTGGAACCTGCCAAAGAAATGTTGGAAAGTTTTCAGTTTTATCAGGATAGAATTAAGTTTGGGCTGACTAAGAAATATATATGTTTTCTCGAGGATCATATTAGCATATCTATATACGATCCTACTGATCAGTCACGTAAACTGCTCCCTCCCACAAACGCAATCGTTCATAAGATTATAAATGTGAATCATAAGATTGTTGTGCTGGGCCAGTCACGCCATTTAACTCCATTGTTATTGATATATGATTTTTTACCTAGTATATGGAAGCATGGTGCTGAATTTCCCACCCCCAGACCTGCAAACCTAGAGTTTGCATGTTGTGCCTCACCTGATGGATCGATTTACATTGCGGGAGGAAATGATAATGGTCTCAATGAACTTCGTGAAGCAGCAGTTTATAAAGTAGATGAAGACAAGTGGGAGCTTCTTCCTAAGATGCACCAGGGAATGTACAGCTGTAGGGGTCTTTTTATTGAAGGAATGTTTTATGTCATTGATATTAATAGATGTCAAAGATTTGATCCCACCACAAGAGCATGGACAACAATAAATATGTCTATTCCTAATTCTTGCCTCGATGTTATGTATGCCTTTCAACGACTAATTGCATTTACAAGTAAAGGAATAGAGCAATATGATTGGGAAGGAAATTTATGGAGGCAATTGGAAACTCTCCCTCAACACCACCCTGTTTTAAATGTTTGTGCCACAGTGTCGTGTGATCGAATTTTATTTTGTGGAATTTTTCGTAATCCTGATATCTATATTTGTAAACTGTATATGTATAAACCTGGAGCACCTTTCTCTGAGAGGTGGATTTCTGTTGACCAACCCAATAGTTTTCTGGAAGGGATGGTTCAATCTATTGCCACCATTGAAATTTAA